The sequence below is a genomic window from Lycium ferocissimum isolate CSIRO_LF1 chromosome 9, AGI_CSIRO_Lferr_CH_V1, whole genome shotgun sequence.
tttcttTGGCATTTATCAGGTGAGCTAAATAGCaaatcaagtctttttatttggtttgcACATATGCGTTGAAAAGGCCAAAAGACTAAGGGATTCGGTCATTATCAGTCCATTCACTCTTCGAATCCTAATTTTGTATACAGAAATTCGGGAAAGAAATTACAAGCCCAAACGTTTTAAATGTAgtaaaacttacataaatagctaccttttagtAGCTTCTAACCAGAAATAgctataaaatcattatttacCAAGCATAGCTAGTTTTTATCCTAAAATGCgtgtatttcatttttttgaaatacagtgaaatacaAGAAAGCAAGACACTGGTGAGTAAAATCAGgccctatttatggaacatgtttttttaaaaaaaaaaaaaaaaaattcagggATTCAATTTAAATCTTCCCATAAATCACGCGTAACGGTTGTTCTTCCATAACATCTTATGTATCTCTCTCCAattttatcacaatcaaaactttttgaattcaaaaattaCTAAAGATCTAAAAACTCCCAAATACAAAAGAATTTTTGTGAGCTCTGTTTTCTACATTCGAATTCTTCAAAGCAAGTTGACATACACTCGATAACATACGAACGAGTGTCTATATATAATTTTAGTGACGATcagatttgtatttcagattctACAGAGgtatgtttcaaattttcaatgaTTTGTTTGAGATTATTTTTTGATTCTATATTCTGTGTTTGAAacgatgatttttttttccaatgcaATTGTTGTTCTTCTAgttttgttgttttcaaaaCGAAAAAATGTCAAGCATAACAACTGTGATCAGACACTTCACTTTTTGGAACGAACAGAATTGCTTTGTTAATTACAAAATAGACGCAGTTGTCTTCAAAGATTATTGTTCATACGCTGAGTTGGTTGAAATTATAGCAATTCAATTAGGTGTTGATATTAGCATGAAAACGATATCAATAAAATATGTTGTTGAAGGAGACAATATGCCAATGGAAATACACAACGATATGGAAATAAGGGTGTATGTTGAGCTTAAGAGAGAAAATAAGGGATTTGAAATGTATCCGATGTGCGTTAGCATAACTGATAATGATCTTAAGAATTTTGTATCCGGCAAATCTGCAGTTGGAGACGATATGTTTCAACTTGAATTTAATGATTATATGCATGCTATGTACGTAGTTGATTCAAATGATTTGGATGCATCAGATTGTTCTAAGGCTgttgttttatttcaaaacaacGATAACTTGATAATTTCAAACAAGGAACAGAAGGAAGTTTTTGTTGATCAAATCTACAAGGATAAGGATACTCTAAATAATGTTATAGCGAATTATGCAATTCGCAAAAGATTCAATTTCAGGACAGAGAGGTCGAATGCCATAAGGTATGTTGGTCTGAAAATACTACGAAACACATTGGAATATACaatgaaatacaatgaaatactTTGACATACACTGTTTTAGTGACATTATATTTCATTGGTATTGAAAATACATTGAAAAATGCGCTGTTCTTATGATTTAATTCCATTATGTAACATTTCAATATATAACGGAAATGTATTTAGCGTCATATATATGATTGAAACTTCAATCTTATTGTTCTTTTTTGTATTGGCTTTTGTAGTTACATCCTGGTATGCTGTTCAACTGATTGTCATTGGAAATTCAGAGCTTCAAGTATTGCGAACTCTGAAATGTTCAGAGTGAGATCTTTCCATGACGAACATACGTGTCCATTGAAGGACAAGGTGTATTCCCAAACGCAAGCAACAAGTTGGTTGATTGGGGCGTTAGTTGTTAAGCCAAAAATAGCAAATCACAAGAGGAAATATACACCTGGTGATATAGTAGGCGACGTAAAAAATGAGTATGGCGTTGATGTTTCTTATATGACGACCTGGAGGGCTAGAGAAAAGGCAATGAATGAATTAAGAGGGGAACCAGCAGAATCATACAAGAAGTTACTGAGATATGTGTACATATTGGATAAAACATACCCTGGATCACTTGTGTGAATgcacaaatcacaacaaaataaGTTCTTATATTTGTTTGTAGCACTTAAAGAGTTCATAAAAGGCTTCAAGTGTTATAGACCAATAATTGTAGTAGATGGTTCCCACCTTAAAACGATATATAACGGTACATTCGTATCAGCCAGCACGTTGGATGGTGCAAGTAGGTGCCAACATGTATAAAtacaattttttcttcttcatggtACATTTCATTGTATTTCCAGTGTATTTCCAATTTGCTTTATGCTATATTTCACTGTAAATATACACTGCATTATGCTCAAATTAAACATGTTTGTGCATGTAATATTCTCCCATTGGCATATGGTGTGATAGATTCAGAGAACGACAAGTCTTGGGCGTAGTTCTTTGAGCAATTCAAACAAGCTTATGGGAATAGGGATAACATGTGTGTTGTATCGAATAGACATGAGAGCATCATTCGAGTGCGTTGTCTAGTATATCCAACTGTGCCACATTTGGCGTGCATATGGCATTTATGGAAAAATGTGACCAAGAAATACAAGTCGAATGATGAAGTATTGAGTCTTGTATTCTATGCACTTGCAAAAGCATACACACAGGCTGAGTTTGATAAGCTGATGGAGAAGATTGAGAAGGTTGATTTTCAGGTAAAAGAGTACTTGGAGGATGCTGGAAGGGAAAAGTGGGCTCGACTGTATTCACCCGTTAACAGAGGATGGAAAATGAGCTCGAATATAGCCGAATGTATCAATGGAAAACTGGTAGAAGCAAGAGTTGCCTGTTTTAGATTTTCttgaagaagtgaggaagatGTTTCGGATATATAATTGCACTAATAGGAGAAATGGTACATACACATTCACAACACTTGGAAAAGCATTCCAGGAATTATTATCAATAAACGAATGTAAATCTCTACGTATGACGGTGTGTTActgtttattttgttgaattCTGCCTACatatatttcaatgtattttagtatattttagaaAGTACTTAAGTAATTCTGTGTGAATtgtatatttcatatatttatcattattaatattcAATGTATTCTGGTTTGACACAATTCTTCTTGATTAGGTTGAACCATCAATTGAATATGTGTATACCGTAAATGATGAGGCAAGGCATTTCATAATTGatcttaaaaagaaaacatacagttgtcagatgttccaaatggaCGAGATACCATGTCCACATGCATGGGCTATATTGAAAAGTAAAAGTCTTATGCCTGATGAATATTGCTCAGACCTTTTCAAACTGAAGACAATGATTAAGATGTATGATGTGTCGGTAGATCCTCTCCCTGACGAGAGTGAGTCTTGTCATGACCTAAACTGATGAGCCGCGACGAGTGCCTGAtatctagtgaccaaacacccctatactcatacctAGACAACACTGTATGATAATAAGGGCCCACAAGCAACTCAATGCGATTAACTGACTCATGAAAGAATAATATCAGGAACTGTGcatcatgtatatgtatatacggaAGATAACAATGCCAGCCAACTAGGCTGCCACATggactgtacacaaaagaatgggaaccgacaaggctacatcacaaGGCATCCacacataactgtctacagacctctaatggaataaaagttgtagaaaggacgggacagggccccgtcatactcatatgcatatctatatctcaaaagtagcataccaaaatgaatTGTTGCTTCGGACCAAGTGGAGCTCACTAATCACCGTTGGATGGGAGTCCTACTAAGCTGGGCCGCCTGTCTGTCtatttgtacctgcgggcatgaacgcagccccccgagcaataggggagtcagtacggacaatgtactgagtatgcaaggcataagagtaacatatataaataagaatcatgaaaggaatctgaaACTCACAACAACTGACTGTCTGAATGTATTTATTTAACTGAAATTATCTCTGCAGTGAATGACATGCACGCACTCTGTAAACTAATATAACTgatagtgttgtggaacgtacagcccgatctatatatcatttaatagtgtcgaggaactTATGGCCCAATCCATATCTCATATAATCCCGCGTCCCGGCATCCTGCGTCCGGGACgataatcatctcacgccgcccactagtggtgctgtcaTCATCCATATGCCGCCCACCGCAGTGGTGCTACCCGGCCgtatagacacggtgtaatcatacatcatcatccatGTTGaccccaccgtagtggtgctgccccgACCATGCGAGCacggtgtaagaaaatagttgtacatatatgtgtgtgtgtgtgtgtgtgtatatatatatatatatatatatatatatatatatatagatatatatatatatatatatatatatataatgcatgaaagactcatGAAAATATACTCCGGATTACTCTAGATAACAAAAGATCCCTAGAAGTCATGGACATGAATCATGAGGAATCAAGGATACGACGGATCCTGTAAtgtctaagagtagagtctttggaactcgcttgctCACTTGGTCGTGCGGATaataaagatcatgccaaaggaacaaaaggaacaaccttaacatacattGAAGCTTATCTAATCGTCCAACGTCTATTTCTTGAGCTTGTAAGTctacaaccaagataacataGGTCACAATTAGCCCTTTTAtaacatttactattcaatcaagTGAAAAAGGAACTTAACGAagttcgggcaacatctccttcATAACTCAATAATCCCTCGGTTTCCAATTTAActtaaatatcaacaacaatattaaaaataaccatgtcaatacttacatatcaaaatacaatcaattctactccaaatcaTCCCTCAAAATAGCCCTCAAGTACAGCTCTACCCTTATACAACttacaacttccataactataaTCCTTTTTACCTCAAACtactaaaactcttggtaattAGCTTAAACACAAAGGtagaaatcatatacataccttgagaaGTCTAGGGTTCGAAGAatcaaacttcaactccaaTTCCAAAGTTTAACAACTCTAATAGAACCCTAGGAGCAACTTtctcttcacaagctcgggttttcGGGGATCGAATCTTACTAAATCTTCACTATGatgatggaaatattgaaaggAATATTCTAGGAACTTCTCTGACTTTAGAAGTGGAAAATACGTggaggtcatatatatataaagggaactAGAAATTTCCAGTGGTGCGGGTCGACGGTGGGTCGACGACTCGTCGGCGTGCTCCGTTGACCTGCCACCTAAAACTTCAAAGGCGGCAGAGAAGGGACGGTGCACCACAATGGCTCGTCGATGTGTCAACGGCCCGTTGATGGTGACTGGTTTTTGCAGACTCTCCTGAGTCGCTCCGGCCTGCAGCGATTCGATTCATTTAGCTTCCAATCCTATTGTATCGTAAGGAAGATGTACTTATACTTTGGTACacacggggtaaggcacttAATATCTTAAAAACTCGGGTATGGATCTCCATACTAAGGGCATCAACCACCCATAGGCTAAGGACTTCCTTGCGATGAAAacgggaggtgtaacattctcccccccttagaaacattcgtccttgaatgttcatGCAAATCAGgggctataaaaattttggcagagtctcccctgtaaatatgccAATCCCACCtgtacacaacaacccaaaataatgccacacagggccacatgctAAACATACAACACCATGGCCTCACATGACCAATCATAATAactatgaataaaatcaatacctGGGGAAGAAGATGTCTCAAACTGGGCCTCCTGAGATGACGGAAATAAATACGGGTATTTAgccttcatttcc
It includes:
- the LOC132032009 gene encoding uncharacterized protein LOC132032009, which gives rise to MCVVSNRHESIIRVRCLVYPTVPHLACIWHLWKNVTKKYKSNDEVLSLVFYALAKAYTQAEFDKLMEKIEKVDFQVKEYLEDAGREKWARLYSPVNRGWKMSSNIAECINGKLVEPSIEYVYTVNDEARHFIIDLKKKTYSCQMFQMDEIPCPHAWAILKSKSLMPDEYCSDLFKLKTMIKMYDVSVDPLPDESESCHDLN